The DNA region GTGGGATCGAGCAACTGAATGACACTGAACCCCATTTCACTCCCCACCAATTCACCGGCGACTTGAAACCCGGCAAACAGCAGGCGGACTGCCAACCCGATCGTCAGTCCCACCAGGAATTCACTCATGACCCCAGCGATCACGAACATGGGATCCTCCGGAAACTTCGGCAGCTGAATGATCGGGGTAAGCACCAGGCCCAGCATCGTCACCAAACCCGCCTTCACGGGAGCCGGGATCGTCTTCGTGTTCAAAATCGGAAACACGCTGATGATCCCCGCAATCCTCACCACGAGGATGCTGAACGATTGAAACTGCGGAAGGGCCAGATGGATCGCCTGCGTCACATTCATCGTCCGCAAATCCCGAGTCAGTGGATCAGTTCCGGAATGCGCGTGATCAATTGCGTCATGAAGCTGATCAGCTCGCCCATCATCCAGGGCAGGAACAGGATCGTCGCGGCGAACACCGCCAAGACCTTCGGCACGAACGAGAGCGTGGCTTCGTTGATCTGCGTCATTGCCTGGAACGTGCTGACGGCGAGCCCCACGATGAGACTCAGCCCGAGCACGGGCGCGGACACCACGATGGCCGTTTCAATGGCCTGTCGACCGATCTGGGTAACCATCTCCGGAGTCATAACGCCGCTCCTTTATTGAAAGCTCTTCACCATGGATCCGACGACCAGATACCATCCGTCAGCCAGCACGAACAGAATCAGCTTGAACGGTAACGAAATCACCAC from Nitrospiraceae bacterium includes:
- the fliQ gene encoding flagellar biosynthesis protein FliQ; the protein is MTPEMVTQIGRQAIETAIVVSAPVLGLSLIVGLAVSTFQAMTQINEATLSFVPKVLAVFAATILFLPWMMGELISFMTQLITRIPELIH